The following are encoded in a window of Massilia sp. R2A-15 genomic DNA:
- the fusA gene encoding elongation factor G → MTRKTPIERYRNIGISAHIDAGKTTTTERILFYTGVNHKIGEVHNGAATMDWMEQEQERGITITSAATTAFWRGMAGNFPEHRINIIDTPGHVDFTIEVERSMRVLDGAVMVYDAVGGVQPQSETVWRQANKYAVPRIAFINKMDRVGADFFRVREQIASRLKGVAVPIQIPLGTEDDFHGVVDLVKMRAIRWDDETQGVKFAYEDIPTELQASAQHWHDKMVEAAADASVELTEKYLNGETLTEDEIKQGLRARTIRNEIVPMLAGSAFKNRGVQAMLDAVVDYLPSPLDIPAIAGHDEQDHAIERHPSDDEPFAALAFKIMTDPFVGQLTFFRVYSGVVNSGDTVYNPTKGQRERLGRILQMHANERKEIKEVYCGDIAAAVGLKGVTTGDTLSSPEHVIVLEKMVFPEPVISQAVEPKTKADQEKMGIALQRLAQEDPSFRVHTDEESGQTIMSGMGELHLEILVDRMRREFGVEASVGKPQVAYRETIHKPAVDVEGKFIKQSGGRGQYGHVVLTLEPKAPGTGYEFVDAIKGGVVPREFIPAVDKGVQESLRAGVLAGYPVVDVKATLTFGSYHDVDSNENAFKMAGSIAFKDAMRRGDPVLLEPMMQVEVESPEDFMGNVMGDLTARRGMVQGMDEIPGGGGKLISALVPLAEMFGYSTTLRSLTQGRATYTMEFKHYAAVPKHILDQVAGAAKAARH, encoded by the coding sequence ATGACCCGCAAGACCCCTATCGAGCGCTATCGCAACATCGGCATCAGCGCGCACATCGACGCCGGCAAGACCACCACGACCGAGCGCATCCTGTTCTACACCGGCGTCAATCACAAGATCGGCGAGGTGCACAACGGCGCGGCGACGATGGACTGGATGGAGCAGGAGCAGGAGCGCGGCATCACCATCACGTCGGCGGCGACCACCGCGTTCTGGCGCGGCATGGCCGGCAATTTTCCCGAGCACCGCATCAACATCATCGACACGCCCGGCCACGTGGACTTCACCATCGAAGTGGAGCGCTCGATGCGCGTGCTCGACGGCGCCGTCATGGTGTACGACGCGGTCGGCGGCGTGCAGCCGCAATCGGAGACGGTGTGGCGCCAGGCGAACAAGTACGCGGTGCCGCGCATCGCCTTCATCAACAAGATGGACCGCGTGGGCGCCGACTTTTTCCGCGTCCGCGAGCAGATCGCCAGCCGGCTGAAAGGCGTGGCGGTGCCGATCCAGATCCCGCTCGGCACCGAAGACGATTTCCACGGCGTGGTCGACCTGGTCAAGATGCGCGCGATCCGCTGGGATGACGAAACCCAGGGCGTGAAATTCGCCTACGAGGACATTCCGACCGAGCTGCAGGCCAGCGCGCAGCACTGGCACGACAAGATGGTCGAGGCGGCGGCGGACGCGAGTGTCGAGCTGACCGAGAAATACCTGAACGGCGAGACCTTGACTGAAGACGAGATCAAGCAGGGCCTGCGCGCACGCACGATCCGCAACGAGATCGTGCCCATGCTGGCCGGCAGCGCCTTCAAGAACCGCGGCGTACAGGCGATGCTCGACGCGGTGGTGGACTACCTGCCGTCGCCGCTCGACATCCCGGCCATCGCAGGCCACGACGAGCAGGATCACGCGATCGAGCGCCATCCTTCCGACGACGAACCATTCGCCGCGCTGGCCTTCAAGATCATGACCGATCCCTTCGTCGGCCAGCTGACCTTCTTCCGGGTGTACTCGGGCGTCGTCAATTCGGGCGACACCGTGTACAACCCGACCAAGGGCCAGCGCGAGCGGCTGGGGCGCATCCTGCAGATGCACGCCAACGAGCGCAAGGAGATCAAGGAAGTGTACTGCGGCGATATCGCGGCGGCGGTCGGCCTGAAAGGCGTCACGACTGGCGACACGCTCAGCTCACCCGAGCACGTGATCGTGCTGGAGAAAATGGTATTCCCGGAGCCGGTGATCTCCCAGGCGGTCGAGCCGAAAACCAAGGCCGACCAGGAAAAGATGGGCATCGCGCTGCAGCGGCTGGCGCAGGAGGATCCGTCGTTCCGCGTGCACACCGACGAGGAGTCGGGCCAGACCATCATGTCGGGCATGGGCGAGCTGCACCTCGAGATCCTGGTGGACCGCATGCGGCGCGAGTTCGGCGTCGAGGCGTCGGTCGGCAAGCCGCAGGTGGCGTACCGCGAGACCATCCACAAGCCGGCGGTCGACGTCGAGGGCAAGTTCATCAAGCAGTCGGGCGGGCGAGGCCAGTACGGCCATGTGGTGCTCACGCTGGAGCCGAAGGCGCCTGGCACGGGGTACGAGTTCGTCGACGCCATCAAGGGCGGGGTGGTGCCGCGCGAGTTCATCCCGGCGGTGGACAAGGGCGTGCAGGAGAGCCTGCGCGCCGGCGTGCTGGCCGGTTACCCGGTGGTCGACGTGAAGGCCACGCTCACGTTCGGCTCGTACCACGACGTCGATTCGAACGAGAACGCGTTCAAGATGGCCGGCTCGATCGCCTTCAAGGACGCCATGCGGCGCGGCGACCCGGTGCTGCTGGAGCCGATGATGCAGGTCGAAGTCGAGTCGCCGGAGGACTTCATGGGCAACGTGATGGGCGACCTGACGGCGCGCCGCGGCATGGTGCAGGGGATGGACGAGATTCCTGGCGGCGGCGGAAAGCTGATCAGCGCGCTGGTGCCGCTGGCCGAGATGTTCGGCTATTCGACGACCCTGCGTTCGCTGACGCAGGGCAGGGCGACCTACACGATGGAGTTCAAGCACTACGCCGCGGTGCCCAAGCACATCCTTGACCAGGTGGCCGGCGCCGCCAAGGCCGCGCGCCATTGA
- a CDS encoding GNAT family N-acetyltransferase gives MSPVLTTPRMRLEPIGDAHFDGLFALNSDPAVMRYITGKPDTREDTQAVIDRVKAAWERFGYSWWAFIEVSTGELIGAGCVQHLGRDPANPLELGWRLRADKWGQGYASEAARRMAAFAFETTDADLVTAVCNPDNRKSALVMERLGMRFRGEETWYDMTTLAYEITRAEWLARQGDR, from the coding sequence ATGTCGCCGGTATTGACGACGCCGCGCATGCGGCTCGAACCGATCGGCGACGCGCATTTCGACGGCCTGTTCGCACTCAACAGCGACCCGGCCGTCATGCGCTATATCACCGGCAAGCCGGACACGCGCGAGGACACGCAGGCCGTGATCGACCGCGTCAAGGCGGCCTGGGAGCGCTTCGGCTATTCCTGGTGGGCCTTCATCGAAGTGTCCACCGGTGAACTTATCGGGGCCGGCTGCGTGCAGCATCTGGGCCGCGATCCGGCCAATCCGCTGGAACTGGGCTGGCGCCTGCGCGCCGACAAGTGGGGCCAGGGGTACGCCTCGGAGGCCGCGCGCCGCATGGCCGCCTTCGCGTTCGAGACCACCGACGCCGATCTGGTGACGGCGGTCTGCAATCCCGACAACCGCAAGTCGGCGCTGGTAATGGAGCGGCTCGGCATGCGCTTCCGCGGCGAGGAAACGTGGTACGACATGACCACGCTGGCCTACGAAATCACCCGCGCCGAATGGCTGGCCCGCCAGGGCGATCGCTGA
- a CDS encoding peptide MFS transporter, whose protein sequence is MDMQLQPYTQTRSFMTIWMIELWERFGYYGMQALIVYYMVQRMGFEDSRANLVWSAAAALIYVAPAVGGWIGDKVLGTKRCMFIGATILSVGYALMAVPAQDTRFLFAALGVIVVGNGLFKPNTANLVRKIYEGDDSKIDSAFTMYYMAVNVGSTVSMLATPWIKDYVNATYGNELGWHTAFAFCSVGLVVGILSGLMMRATIGHIGSPPDTRPLNVGKLLMVLAGGAVAVVASVVILEYQSIARAFVYIAGFVVLGIFVHLIRKSEVSERAGLIAALVLTLQTVFFFIFYQQMSTSLSLFALRNVDLEFNVLGSHLWTWSPAQFQALNAIWIMVLSPVLALIYSRAGQSGKDLSIAGKFALGFAVVALGFFTYGVAGQFAVNGLTSSWIMIAGYGLYSLGELLVSGLGLAMMARYVPARMGGFMMGAYFVASGISQYLGGVVANYASVPKDVTDPLLTLPIYTSLFNKLGFAAIACTLIALAALPLMRRLTATHHSHS, encoded by the coding sequence ATGGACATGCAACTCCAACCCTACACCCAGACGCGCTCATTCATGACGATCTGGATGATCGAACTGTGGGAACGCTTCGGCTACTACGGCATGCAGGCGCTGATCGTGTACTACATGGTGCAGCGTATGGGCTTCGAAGACAGCCGCGCCAACCTGGTGTGGAGCGCCGCCGCGGCCCTGATCTACGTGGCGCCCGCGGTCGGTGGCTGGATCGGCGACAAGGTGCTCGGCACCAAGCGCTGCATGTTCATCGGCGCGACGATCCTGTCGGTCGGCTACGCCCTGATGGCGGTGCCGGCCCAGGACACCCGCTTCCTGTTCGCGGCGCTCGGCGTCATCGTCGTCGGCAATGGCCTGTTCAAGCCCAACACCGCCAACCTGGTGCGCAAGATTTATGAAGGCGACGATTCGAAAATCGACAGCGCCTTCACGATGTACTACATGGCCGTCAACGTCGGCTCCACCGTGTCGATGCTGGCCACGCCGTGGATCAAGGACTACGTCAACGCCACCTATGGCAACGAACTTGGCTGGCATACCGCCTTCGCGTTCTGCAGCGTCGGCCTGGTGGTCGGCATCCTGAGCGGGCTGATGATGCGCGCCACCATCGGCCACATCGGCTCGCCGCCGGACACCCGACCGCTCAACGTCGGCAAGCTGCTGATGGTGCTGGCCGGCGGCGCCGTCGCCGTCGTCGCCTCGGTCGTCATCCTCGAGTACCAGAGCATCGCGCGCGCCTTCGTGTACATCGCCGGCTTCGTCGTGCTGGGTATTTTCGTGCACCTGATCCGCAAGAGCGAAGTGAGCGAGCGCGCCGGCCTGATCGCAGCCCTGGTGCTCACCCTGCAGACCGTGTTCTTCTTCATCTTCTACCAGCAGATGTCGACCTCGCTGTCGCTGTTCGCCCTGCGTAACGTGGACCTCGAATTCAACGTGCTCGGCTCCCACCTGTGGACCTGGTCGCCAGCGCAGTTCCAGGCGCTCAACGCAATCTGGATCATGGTGCTGAGCCCTGTGCTGGCCTTGATCTATTCGCGCGCCGGCCAGAGCGGCAAGGACTTGTCGATCGCCGGCAAGTTCGCGCTTGGTTTCGCGGTGGTCGCGCTGGGCTTCTTCACCTACGGCGTGGCCGGCCAGTTTGCCGTCAATGGCCTGACCTCGTCGTGGATCATGATCGCCGGCTACGGCCTGTATTCGCTGGGCGAGCTGCTGGTGTCGGGCCTGGGCCTGGCGATGATGGCGCGCTACGTGCCGGCCCGCATGGGCGGCTTCATGATGGGCGCCTACTTCGTCGCATCGGGCATCTCGCAGTACCTCGGCGGCGTGGTCGCCAATTACGCCAGCGTGCCGAAGGACGTGACCGATCCGCTGCTCACGCTGCCGATCTACACCAGCCTGTTCAACAAGCTGGGCTTCGCCGCGATCGCCTGCACGCTGATCGCACTGGCCGCGCTGCCGCTGATGCGCCGCCTGACCGCGACCCACCATTCGCACAGCTGA
- a CDS encoding ferritin-like domain-containing protein, whose product MDQALSLRAWALKALLEPDPAAKVAAVADMAAASRAQRCATDAGAALAMTGEIPGRPPRPELVPPRLVGRRSMVTVEGRAMLVHALAHIEFNAVNLALDALARFAGMPDAYYFDWLRVASEEATHFSMLAAHLHTLGYGYGDFPAHDSLWEMVAKTTDDVTARMALVPRTLEARGLDAIPPLRAKLAQAGDMEAARILDIILRDEVGHVEIGNRWYGFLCRQRGLEPRATYAELAVKYAAPTLRGPFNLDARRRAGFTEEELRALPGSGPADLTPS is encoded by the coding sequence ATGGATCAGGCGCTCTCCCTGCGGGCATGGGCGCTCAAGGCGCTGCTGGAACCGGATCCGGCCGCCAAAGTGGCTGCGGTTGCCGACATGGCCGCGGCCAGCCGCGCGCAACGGTGCGCGACGGACGCCGGCGCAGCGCTTGCGATGACCGGCGAGATTCCGGGACGTCCGCCTCGTCCGGAGCTGGTGCCTCCACGCCTGGTTGGCAGGCGCTCGATGGTGACGGTGGAAGGGCGCGCGATGCTGGTGCACGCCCTGGCCCATATCGAATTCAACGCCGTCAACCTGGCGCTCGACGCGCTGGCGCGCTTCGCCGGCATGCCCGACGCCTACTACTTCGACTGGCTGCGCGTGGCCAGCGAAGAAGCGACGCACTTCTCGATGCTGGCCGCGCACCTACATACGCTCGGCTACGGATACGGCGACTTCCCGGCGCACGACAGCCTGTGGGAGATGGTCGCGAAAACCACCGATGATGTGACGGCGCGCATGGCGCTGGTGCCGCGCACGCTCGAAGCGCGCGGGCTGGACGCGATTCCGCCGCTGCGCGCGAAGCTGGCGCAGGCGGGCGACATGGAAGCGGCGCGCATCCTCGACATCATCCTGCGCGACGAGGTCGGCCACGTCGAAATCGGCAATCGCTGGTATGGCTTCCTGTGCCGCCAGCGCGGGCTGGAACCGCGCGCGACTTATGCGGAGCTGGCGGTGAAATACGCGGCGCCGACCCTGCGCGGCCCGTTCAACCTGGACGCGCGGCGCCGCGCCGGCTTCACGGAAGAAGAACTGCGCGCGCTGCCGGGGTCTGGTCCCGCGGACCTGACGCCATCTTGA
- a CDS encoding N-acetyltransferase, with translation MIRAAALADLDRLAILEESSFVCDGVNRRSMRQFLRSDAAVVLLDECDGRLRGHVIVRFNARHRIARIYSIAVAPEFKGQGAGLALVRAAEAVARERGRLLVRLEISVDNAASQALFKRAGYAVFGEYEEYYEDGGAALRLEKRLGDTLTSSDHAKTHF, from the coding sequence GTGATCCGCGCGGCGGCACTGGCCGACCTCGATCGGCTGGCGATACTTGAGGAGTCAAGCTTTGTCTGCGATGGCGTGAACCGCCGCAGCATGCGCCAATTCCTGCGCAGCGATGCGGCAGTGGTCCTGCTCGACGAATGCGATGGCCGGCTGCGCGGCCACGTCATAGTGCGCTTTAACGCGCGCCACCGCATCGCGCGCATCTACTCCATCGCGGTGGCGCCCGAATTCAAGGGGCAGGGCGCCGGCCTGGCGCTCGTCAGGGCCGCGGAGGCGGTGGCAAGAGAGCGCGGGCGCCTGCTGGTCCGGCTCGAAATCAGTGTCGACAACGCGGCCTCGCAAGCGCTGTTCAAACGCGCCGGATACGCCGTCTTCGGCGAATACGAGGAGTACTATGAGGACGGCGGCGCCGCGCTGCGCCTTGAAAAGCGCCTCGGCGACACTCTCACATCATCGGACCATGCAAAAACTCATTTCTGA
- a CDS encoding Hsp70 family protein: MTRKRHVVGIDLGTTNTVVAFAASGGDSIGLFDIDQLVAPGEVKAGALLPSLRYHPADGELAPGALQLPWAATEGQVIGTLARKLGAQVPGRLVSSAKSWLSHSAVDRLAPILPWGAPADVPKLSPVDASASYLAHVRAAWNWRFPQAPLEQQEVVLTVPASFDEGARALTLRAAQQAGLPAVRLLEEPQAVFYDWLFRHRANLGAALANTRLVLVCDVGGGTTDFSLIKVDIRDGEPQLTRIGVGKHLMLGGDNMDLVLAHMVEARMNAEEGGQARLSAARLSQLLERCRAAKEELLAAGAPAQVQVTLLGAGAKLIGGARSATLTRDEVARAIVDGFFPKVGPAEQATQRRAGIVEFGLPYASDAAITRHVASFLAQHAAAAREALGLPPGGALPVPDTLLLNGGVFRAAALASRLEDTLAEWRGAPLHLLHNDNPDVAVARGAVAYALAREGLAPKIGGGSPRSYFLVLENDTKAICILPRGSEEGREIVLQDRIFALRLGQPVRFHLVSSIADSGPVVGQVIDLSDGDFVPLPPIATVLRGGSRQQIPVRLATSITEVGTLEMHCVSTDDQSQRWLLEFQLRGDGAEEGSLEANYPLPPNLGEAIGKIERVFGSRGQQVPPKEVRQLRRDLEKLLGGREQWHTPLLRKLFDALLQRARGRRRSAEHEAVWLNLAGFCLRPGFGYALDPWRIEQLWALFEAGVQHHSNAQAGAEWWTLWRRVSGGLDKDAQLRLLDDFAFNVQADKAERGKRPVTLVRGSRDEMMRLAASLERIPAAYKVEVGAWLLDILKQGPDAQALAALGRVGARQPFHGSAHEVVPPDVVADWLEAILAFDWKRVDAAAFAAAHLARMTGDRSRDVPEPLRQRIIERLEASGAAPAWIAMVREAGSLDEAVEQRMLGDSLPPGLTLIDGPRG, encoded by the coding sequence ATGACGCGCAAGCGCCACGTCGTCGGCATCGACCTCGGCACCACCAACACCGTGGTGGCCTTCGCCGCGTCCGGCGGCGACAGCATCGGCCTGTTCGACATCGATCAGCTGGTCGCGCCGGGCGAAGTCAAGGCCGGCGCCTTGCTGCCGTCGCTGCGCTACCATCCGGCCGACGGCGAACTGGCGCCAGGCGCCCTACAGCTGCCATGGGCAGCGACCGAGGGGCAGGTGATCGGAACCCTGGCGCGCAAACTGGGCGCGCAGGTTCCCGGCCGCCTCGTCTCCAGCGCAAAGAGCTGGCTGTCCCATTCCGCCGTCGATCGCCTGGCGCCCATCCTGCCATGGGGCGCTCCGGCCGACGTGCCCAAGTTGTCGCCGGTCGATGCCAGCGCGAGCTACCTGGCCCACGTACGCGCCGCGTGGAACTGGCGTTTTCCGCAGGCGCCGCTGGAGCAGCAGGAGGTGGTGCTGACGGTTCCCGCTTCGTTCGACGAGGGCGCGCGGGCCCTGACCCTGCGGGCGGCGCAGCAAGCCGGCTTGCCCGCGGTGCGCCTGCTGGAGGAGCCGCAGGCCGTCTTCTACGACTGGCTGTTCCGCCATCGCGCAAACCTCGGCGCCGCCCTAGCCAACACGCGCCTGGTGCTGGTGTGCGATGTCGGGGGAGGCACGACCGACTTCAGCCTGATCAAGGTGGACATCCGGGATGGCGAGCCCCAGCTCACGCGCATCGGCGTCGGCAAGCACCTGATGCTCGGCGGGGACAATATGGACCTGGTGCTCGCGCACATGGTCGAAGCGCGCATGAACGCGGAGGAAGGCGGACAGGCGCGCCTGTCGGCGGCCCGCCTGTCGCAGCTTTTAGAGCGTTGCCGCGCCGCGAAGGAGGAGCTGCTCGCTGCCGGAGCGCCGGCCCAGGTCCAGGTGACCCTGCTCGGCGCCGGCGCGAAACTGATTGGCGGCGCGCGCTCGGCCACCTTGACGCGCGATGAAGTCGCGCGCGCCATCGTCGACGGATTCTTCCCGAAGGTCGGCCCGGCGGAGCAGGCAACGCAGCGCCGCGCCGGCATTGTCGAATTCGGCCTGCCGTATGCCAGCGATGCGGCGATCACGCGCCACGTCGCCAGTTTCCTGGCGCAGCACGCCGCTGCCGCGCGCGAGGCCCTGGGCCTGCCGCCGGGCGGCGCGCTCCCGGTTCCGGATACGCTGTTGCTCAACGGCGGCGTGTTCCGCGCCGCGGCCCTCGCCAGCCGGCTCGAAGACACGCTGGCGGAGTGGCGCGGCGCGCCGCTGCACCTGCTGCACAACGACAACCCGGACGTCGCCGTCGCCCGCGGCGCGGTCGCGTATGCGCTCGCGCGCGAGGGCCTGGCGCCAAAAATCGGCGGCGGGTCGCCGCGCAGCTATTTCCTGGTCCTTGAAAACGATACGAAGGCCATTTGCATTCTTCCGCGCGGTAGCGAGGAAGGGCGCGAGATCGTGCTGCAGGATCGGATATTTGCGCTGCGCCTTGGCCAGCCGGTGCGCTTTCACCTGGTGTCTTCGATCGCCGATTCGGGACCCGTGGTGGGGCAGGTGATCGATCTGAGCGACGGCGATTTCGTGCCCTTGCCGCCGATCGCAACCGTGCTGCGCGGCGGCAGCAGGCAGCAGATCCCGGTGCGGCTGGCGACATCGATTACCGAAGTCGGCACGCTCGAGATGCACTGCGTTTCAACCGACGACCAGAGCCAGCGCTGGCTGCTGGAGTTCCAGCTGCGCGGCGATGGCGCGGAGGAGGGGAGCCTGGAAGCCAACTATCCCTTGCCGCCGAATCTGGGCGAGGCCATCGGGAAGATCGAACGGGTGTTCGGGAGCCGCGGCCAGCAGGTTCCGCCGAAGGAGGTGCGCCAGTTGAGGCGCGATCTGGAAAAGCTGCTGGGAGGCCGCGAGCAGTGGCATACGCCGCTGCTGCGCAAGCTGTTCGACGCCTTGCTGCAGCGCGCGCGAGGGCGGCGCCGCTCGGCCGAACACGAAGCGGTGTGGCTGAACCTGGCCGGATTTTGCCTGCGCCCCGGCTTCGGCTATGCGCTCGATCCCTGGCGCATCGAGCAGTTGTGGGCGCTGTTCGAAGCGGGCGTGCAGCATCACTCGAACGCGCAGGCCGGCGCCGAATGGTGGACGCTCTGGCGGCGCGTTTCGGGTGGGCTGGACAAGGACGCGCAACTGCGCCTGCTCGACGACTTCGCGTTCAACGTGCAGGCCGACAAGGCGGAACGGGGCAAGCGCCCGGTCACGCTGGTGCGCGGCAGCCGCGACGAGATGATGCGGCTGGCGGCGTCGCTCGAGCGCATTCCCGCCGCTTACAAGGTCGAAGTCGGCGCCTGGCTGCTCGACATCCTGAAACAGGGCCCCGACGCGCAGGCCCTCGCCGCGCTTGGGCGCGTCGGCGCGCGCCAGCCATTTCACGGCAGCGCGCACGAGGTGGTGCCGCCGGACGTCGTCGCCGATTGGCTCGAAGCGATCCTGGCATTCGACTGGAAACGGGTCGACGCCGCCGCCTTCGCCGCGGCGCACCTCGCGCGCATGACCGGCGACCGCTCGCGCGACGTGCCGGAACCATTGCGGCAACGGATCATCGAACGCCTGGAGGCGAGCGGCGCCGCGCCGGCGTGGATCGCAATGGTGCGCGAGGCGGGCAGCCTGGATGAAGCGGTGGAGCAGCGAATGCTGGGCGACTCGCTGCCGCCCGGGTTGACGCTGATCGACGGACCGCGCGGGTGA
- a CDS encoding Hsp70 family protein, translated as MSAPRYAIGIDLGTTHSALAFTDLAASDGEKTVHGVLEIPQLTAPGAVEAQSLLPSFLYLPHAAEMAPGDLNLPWLGGQDHVVGQLARQLGATTPIRLVSSAKSWLCHPGVDRRAAILPNDAPPEVARVSPLEASIRYLSHLREAWDNAHPEAPFGEQDVTVTIPASFDPAARELTAEAARAAGYDSLTLLEEPQSALYHWIQASQGRWRKQVKPGDIILVVDVGGGTSDFSLIAVVERDGNLELHRVAVGDHILLGGDNMDLTLAHVVARKLAGAGTQLDAWQMRALTYACRAAKETLLSDAGAASVPVVVPSRGSKLIGGSIRTELTRDEVTSVILEGFFPQVDSGARPAVRTRAGLTQLGLPFAQDAGITRHLAGFLGRQVAAISELEGFEGAVDPAATFLHPTAVLFNGGIFKSSLLVERTLATLNAWLAADNAAPARVLEGADFDLAVARGAAYYGYVKRGEGVRIRGGTARSYYVAVESSMPAIPGMEPPITALCVAPFGMEEGADAVPMEQEFGLVVGEPVHFRFFGSSVRRQDQMGTHLDFWGPDELQELDEIEATLPAEGRQAGEIVQVKLQARVTEAGTLELSAVPRSGGERWNVEFDVRGTSQA; from the coding sequence GTGAGCGCGCCGCGCTATGCCATCGGCATCGACCTGGGCACCACGCACAGCGCGCTCGCCTTCACCGACCTGGCCGCGAGCGACGGCGAGAAAACGGTCCACGGCGTTCTCGAGATTCCCCAGCTGACCGCGCCGGGCGCCGTCGAAGCCCAGTCGCTGCTGCCGTCGTTCCTGTACCTTCCGCACGCGGCTGAAATGGCGCCGGGCGATCTCAACCTGCCGTGGCTCGGCGGCCAGGATCACGTGGTCGGCCAACTGGCGCGCCAGCTTGGCGCGACCACGCCGATCCGCCTCGTATCCAGCGCCAAGAGCTGGCTGTGCCACCCCGGCGTGGACCGCCGCGCCGCGATCCTGCCCAACGATGCGCCGCCTGAAGTGGCGCGCGTCTCGCCGCTGGAAGCATCGATCCGCTACCTGTCGCACCTGCGCGAAGCGTGGGACAACGCCCATCCCGAGGCGCCCTTCGGCGAGCAGGACGTCACCGTCACCATCCCGGCTTCGTTCGATCCCGCGGCGCGCGAGCTGACCGCGGAGGCGGCGCGGGCAGCGGGCTACGATTCGCTCACCTTGCTGGAAGAGCCGCAATCGGCGCTGTACCACTGGATCCAGGCCAGCCAGGGCCGCTGGCGCAAGCAGGTCAAGCCGGGCGACATCATCCTGGTCGTCGATGTCGGCGGCGGCACCAGCGACTTCTCGCTGATCGCCGTGGTCGAGCGCGACGGCAACCTGGAACTGCACCGCGTCGCGGTGGGCGACCACATCCTGCTGGGCGGCGACAACATGGACCTGACGCTTGCGCACGTCGTCGCGCGCAAGCTGGCGGGAGCCGGCACCCAGCTCGACGCATGGCAAATGCGCGCGCTGACCTATGCCTGCCGCGCCGCCAAGGAAACCCTGCTGTCCGATGCGGGCGCCGCGTCGGTGCCGGTGGTCGTACCCAGCCGCGGCTCGAAGCTGATCGGCGGCTCGATCCGCACCGAGCTCACGCGCGACGAGGTCACCTCCGTGATCCTGGAAGGCTTCTTCCCGCAGGTCGATTCGGGCGCACGTCCGGCGGTGCGCACCCGCGCCGGCCTGACCCAACTGGGCCTGCCGTTCGCCCAGGATGCCGGCATCACCCGCCACCTGGCCGGTTTCCTCGGCAGGCAGGTCGCGGCGATCAGCGAGCTCGAAGGCTTCGAAGGCGCCGTCGATCCGGCGGCGACCTTCCTGCATCCGACCGCGGTGCTGTTCAACGGCGGCATCTTCAAATCGTCGCTGCTGGTCGAGCGCACGCTGGCCACGCTGAACGCCTGGCTGGCGGCCGACAACGCCGCGCCTGCGCGCGTGCTCGAAGGCGCCGACTTCGACCTCGCCGTCGCGCGCGGCGCCGCCTATTACGGCTACGTAAAGCGCGGCGAAGGCGTGCGCATTCGCGGCGGCACGGCGCGCTCCTATTACGTTGCGGTGGAGTCGTCGATGCCGGCCATCCCTGGCATGGAGCCCCCGATCACCGCGCTGTGCGTCGCGCCGTTCGGCATGGAGGAGGGCGCCGACGCGGTGCCTATGGAGCAGGAGTTCGGCCTGGTGGTGGGCGAGCCGGTGCACTTCCGCTTCTTCGGTTCGTCCGTGCGGCGCCAGGACCAGATGGGCACCCACCTGGACTTCTGGGGCCCGGACGAACTTCAGGAGCTCGATGAGATCGAGGCGACGCTGCCGGCCGAAGGCAGGCAGGCCGGCGAAATCGTCCAGGTGAAATTGCAGGCCAGGGTCACTGAAGCGGGCACCCTGGAGCTGTCGGCAGTTCCGCGCAGCGGCGGCGAACGCTGGAACGTCGAATTCGACGTGCGTGGCACCAGCCAGGCCTGA
- a CDS encoding DUF2760 domain-containing protein: MSTSNSTTTPPSLGRRISLAFANFFRTLSDADFAGRVERIDQVAVQPKPAVAPKPVAPQIKEASPDAALQLLSLFQRDARLIDFVQENLSGFSDAEIGAAARVVHEGCRKVLAEHFTIASVRSEAEGSRITLNDGFDAAAVRLTGNVVGAAPFNGSLSHRGWRATEVRLPKLVASHDATILAPAEVEL; encoded by the coding sequence ATGTCCACTTCGAATTCCACCACTACGCCTCCGTCGCTGGGCCGGCGCATTTCTCTCGCCTTCGCCAATTTTTTCCGCACACTGTCGGACGCCGACTTTGCCGGCCGCGTCGAGCGGATCGACCAGGTGGCCGTGCAGCCGAAACCGGCCGTGGCGCCGAAGCCCGTCGCGCCGCAAATCAAGGAAGCGTCGCCCGACGCAGCCCTCCAGCTATTGAGCCTGTTCCAGCGCGACGCGCGCCTGATCGATTTCGTTCAGGAGAACCTGTCCGGCTTTTCCGACGCCGAAATCGGCGCGGCCGCGCGCGTGGTGCACGAAGGCTGCCGCAAGGTGCTCGCCGAGCACTTCACCATCGCCAGCGTGCGCAGCGAGGCTGAAGGCAGCCGCATTACCCTCAACGATGGCTTCGATGCCGCCGCCGTCCGCCTGACCGGCAACGTGGTCGGCGCCGCGCCGTTCAACGGCAGCCTCAGTCACCGCGGCTGGCGCGCCACCGAAGTGCGCTTGCCCAAGCTGGTCGCCAGCCACGATGCGACCATCTTGGCGCCGGCGGAGGTGGAGCTGTGA